The proteins below come from a single Zea mays cultivar B73 chromosome 8, Zm-B73-REFERENCE-NAM-5.0, whole genome shotgun sequence genomic window:
- the LOC109941983 gene encoding ABC transporter C family member 3, whose amino-acid sequence MPASTAAPPHAALAMAATPAREGPLLYSLFPLEPLILHGVGAAVHVLLALAVAGRFLFHRCGLSGAGRAKDGEARGCGPRGGGQFRCRVVAVCATWAVAAAEVLLAAYSCYLGSSAGWSRETAVGLADAAARAVAWLLLAAYLQFDFGQRREGRFPAPLRLWWAFFLLLSLLAVADHVATRLDGLLVPALSWAFDAVSVAAAVVLLCAGLVGRREGGGSAAEEPLLNGTHESADGSGRGDAEASRFTGAGFFSLLTFSWMGPLLAVGHKKTLGLDDVPGLDPGDSISSLLPMFKVNLEAVAGDVSGSGRKAVTAFKLTKALLRTVWWHVAVTAFYALVYNVATYVGPYLIDSLVQYLNGDERYASKGQLLVLAFIVAKVFECVSQRHWFFRLQQAGIRARSALVAVVYQKGIALSSQSRQSRTSGEMINIISVDADRVGIFSWYMHDLWLVPLQVGMALFILYSTLGLASLAALGATVVVMLANVPPGRMQEKFQQKLMDCKDVRMKATSEILRNMRILKLQGWEMKFLSKIIELRKTETNWLKKYLYTSTLVTFVFWGAPTFVAVVTFGACMLMGIPLESGKVLSALATFRVLQEPIYNLPDTISMVIQTKVSLDRIASFLCLEELPTDAVQRLPNDSSDVAIAVSNGCFSWEASPELPTLKGLNFQAQRGMRVAVCGTVGSGKSSLLSCILGEIPKLSGEVKICGTTAYVSQSAWIQSGKIQDNILFGKEMDRDKYERVLESCSLKKDLEILPFGDQTVIGERGINLSGGQKQRIQIARALYQEADIYLFDDPFSAVDAHTGSHLFKECLLGALSSKTVVYVTHQIEFLPAADLILVMKDGKIAQAGKYNEILDSGDEFMELVGAHKDALAELDTIGAANRSNEGSPSRGTAKLTRSLSSAEKKDKQDEGNNQSGQLVQEEEREKGKVGFWVYWKYLTLAYKGALVPLVLLAQLLFQVLQIGSNYWMAWAAPVSKDVEPPVSMSTLIYVYIALAVGSSFCVLLRALFLVTASYKTATLLFDKMHMSIFRAAMSFFDSTPSGRILNRASTDQSEVDTGIAYQMGSVAFAVIQLVGIIAVMSQVAWQVFVVFIPVAATCFWYQRYYIDTAREMQRLVGVCKAPIIQHFAESITGSTTIRSFGKEDQFVSANSHLMDAYSRPKFYNAGAMEWLCFRLDVLSSLTFAFSLIFLINLPPGFIDPGIAGLAVTYGLNLNMLQAWVVWSMCNLENKIISVERILQYISIPAEPPLSIPEDRLALAQNWPSEGEIQLLDLHVKYAPQLPFVLKGLTVTFPGGLKTGIVGRTGSGKSTLIQALFRIVDPTIGQILIDGVDICTIGLHDLRSRLSIIPQEPTMFEGTVRSNLDPLGEYTDSQIWEALDCCQLGEEVRRKEHKLDSPVIENGENWSVGQRQLVCLGRVILKRSKILVLDEATASVDTATDNLIQKTLRQQFSEATVITIAHRITSVLDSDMVLLLDNGVAVERDAPARLLEDKSSLFSKLVAEYTMRSTHT is encoded by the exons ATGCCCGCGTCCACGGCCGCGCCGCCTCACGCGGCGCTCGCGATGGCGGCGACACCGGCGCGCGAGGGCCCCCTCCTCTACTCTCTCTTCCCCCTGGAGCCGCTCATCCTCCACGGCGTGGGCGCCGCGGTCCACGTCCTCCTCGCGCTCGCCGTCGCGGGGCGGTTCCTGTTTCACCGCTGCGGCCTCTCCGGCGCCGGCCGCGCCAAGGACGGGGAGGCGCGCGGATGCGGCCCCCGCGGCGGGGGCCAGTTCCGGTGCCGCGTCGTCGCGGTCTGCGCCACGTGGGCCGTGGCGGCGGCCGAGGTCCTGCTCGCGGCCTACTCGTGCTACCTGGGCAGCAGCGCCGGGTGGTCGCGTGAAACGGCGGTGGGCCTCGCGGACGCGGCCGCGCGCGCGGTGGCGTGGCTGCTGCTCGCTGCGTACCTGCAGTTCGACTTCGGGCAGCGGCGCGAGGGGCGGTTCCCGGCGCCTCTCAGGCTCTGGTGGGCGTTCTTCCTCCTGCTCTCCCTCCTGGCGGTGGCCGACCACGTGGCGACCAGGCTCGACGGGCTCCTGGTACCGGCGCTCTCGTGGGCGTTCGACGCCGTCTCGGTTGCTGCTGCCGTGGTTCTGCTCTGCGCTGGGCTCGTAGGCCGGAGGGAGGGAGGCGGCTCTGCGGCCGAGGAGCCTCTGCTCAACGGCACGCATGAGTCTGCCGACGGTAGCGGCCGCGGCGACGCCGAGGCGTCCAGGTTCACCGGCGCCGGCTTTTTCAGCTTGCTCACCTTCTCGTGGATGGGCCCCCTTCTCGCGGTCGGCCACAAGAAGACCCTCGGCCTGGACGACGTCCCGGGGCTCGACCCCGGCGACAGCATCTCCAGCCTGCTCCCGATGTTCAAGGTCAACCTAGAGGCGGTGGCCGGCGACGTCTCCGGCTCTGGCCGGAAGGCCGTCACGGCGTTCAAGCTCACTAAGGCCCTGTTGCGCACCGTGTGGTGGCACGTCGCGGTGACCGCGTTCTACGCGCTGGTCTACAATGTCGCCACCTACGTCGGCCCGTACCTCATCGACTCCCTGGTGCAGTACCTCAACGGCGACGAGAGGTATGCGAGCAAGGGGCAGCTCCTTGTCCTCGCGTTCATTGTCGCCAAGGTGTTCGAGTGCGTGTCGCAGCGCCACTGGTTCTTCCGGCTGCAGCAGGCGGGGATACGCGCGCGTTCCGCGCTTGTTGCCGTCGTGTACCAGAAGGGCATCGCGTTGTCAAGCCAGTCGAGGCAGAGCCGCACGAGCGGCGAGATGATCAACATCATCAGCGTCGACGCCGACCGCGTCGGGATCTTCTCATGGTACATGCACGACCTCTGGCTGGTACCGCTGCAAGTCGGCATGGCGTTGTTCATTCTGTACTCCACCCTCGGGCTTGCTTCGCTCGCCGCACTTGGCGCCACCGTGGTCGTCATGCTTGCCAATGTGCCTCCTGGGCGGATGCAGGAGAAGTTCCAGCAGAAGCTCATGGACTGCAAGGATGTCAGGATGAAGGCAACGTCCGAGATCCTGCGCAACATGCGGATTCTGAAACTGCAGGGGTGGGAGATGAAGTTCTTGTCCAAGATCATTGAGCTGAGGAAGACAGAGACAAATTGGCTAAAGAAATACCTCTACACATCGACTTTGGTTACCTTTGTGTTCTGGGGGGCCCCGACTTTTGTCGCTGTGGTGACCTTTGGGGCGTGCATGCTCATGGGGATTCCATTGGAGTCAGGGAAAGTTCTTTCTGCACTGGCCACGTTCCGTGTGCTGCAGGAGCCAATATACAACCTTCCTGACACAATCTCAATGGTGATCCAGACCAAGGTGTCTCTTGACAGGATAGCATCGTTCCTATGTCTCGAGGAATTGCCGACTGATGCTGTTCAAAGGTTGCCAAATGACAGTTCAGATGTTGCAATTGCAGTCAGCAACGGATGCTTCTCCTGGGAGGCCTCGCCGGAATTGCCAACGCTGAAGGGCCTGAACTTCCAAGCTCAGCGAGGCATGCGTGTTGCAGTTTGTGGGACAGTGGGCTCTGGTAAATCGAGCTTGCTATCTTGCATTCTTGGTGAGATCCCAAAGTTATCAGGAGAGGTTAAAATTTGCGGGACGACAGCTTATGTGAGCCAGTCAGCATGGATACAGAGTGGTAAAATTCAGGACAACATATTGTTTGGCAAGGAGATGGACAGGGACAAATATGAAAGAGTCCTTGAGTCGTGTTCACTGAAGAAAGACTTGGAGATCTTGCCTTTCGGTGACCAGACTGTCATTGGAGAGCGAGGGATCAACCTAAGTGGCGGGCAGAAGCAAAGGATTCAGATAGCCCGTGCTTTGTACCAAGAAGCAGACATCTATCTGTTCGATGACCCATTCAGTGCTGTTGATGCCCATACTGGATCCCACCTTTTCAAG GAATGCTTGCTTGGGGCTTTGTCTTCAAAAACAGTAGTTTATGTTACTCATCAGATTGAATTTCTACCGGCAGCTGATCTCATTTTG GTCATGAAAGATGGTAAAATAGCACAGGCAGGAAAATACAATGAAATTCTTGATTCAGGAGACGAGTTCATGGAGTTAGTTGGTGCACACAAGGATGCTCTCGCAGAATTGGACACAATAGGTGCTGCAAACAGAAGCAACGAGGGATCCCCTTCCAGAGGTACAGCAAAACTTACCAGATCTCTATCATCAGCTGAAAAGAAAGATAAACAGGACGAAGGGAACAATCAGAGTGGACAGCTGGTGCAGGAGGAAGAAAGAGAGAAAGGCAAGGTTGGGTTTTGGGTCTACTGGAAATACCTCACCTTAGCTTATAAGGGTGCACTCGTACCGCTAGTGTTGCTTGCACAGCTACTTTTCCAAGTCCTACAAATTGGGAGCAATTACTGGATGGCTTGGGCTGCTCCCGTTTCAAAGGACGTTGAGCCTCCAGTGAGCATGTCAACACTGATATATGTCTATATCGCGTTGGCTGTTGGAAGCTCCTTCTGCGTCCTCCTAAGAGCGTTGTTTCTTGTAACAGCCTCATATAAGACAGCGACTCTATTATTCGACAAGATGCACATGTCCATATTCAGAGCTGCTATGTCTTTCTTTGATTCCACTCCGAGTGGACGCATCCTGAACAGA GCTTCCACTGACCAAAGTGAGGTGGACACTGGCATCGCATACCAGATGGGTTCTGTTGCATTTGCTGTCATACAACTTGTTGGAATCATTGCCGTGATGTCTCAGGTTGCATGGCAGGTGTTCGTTGTTTTCATTCCCGTGGCTGCTACGTGTTTCTGGTATCAG CGATACTACATTGATACCGCCAGGGAGATGCAAAGGCTAGTAGGTGTCTGCAAAGCTCCTATCATACAGCATTTTGCCGAATCAATAACAGGATCGACTACCATCAGAAGTTTTGGCAAGGAAGATCAGTTTGTATCAGCAAATAGCCATCTAATGGATGCCTACTCCAGACCGAAATTCTACAACGCTGGAGCGATGGAATGGCTTTGCTTTCGCCTGGATGTGCTGTCATCCCTTACATTTGCGTTCTCTTTGATATTCTTGATCAATCTACCCCCGGGTTTCATCGATCCAG GGATTGCTGGTCTTGCAGTCACATATGGGCTTAACCTGAACATGCTGCAAGCATGGGTTGTCTGGAGCATGTGCAATTTGGAGAACAAGATTATATCAGTAGAGAGAATCCTGCAATACATAAGCATTCCTGCAGAGCCCCCTCTTTCCATTCCAGAAGATAGGCTGGCTCTGGCTCAGAACTGGCCATCCGAAGGAGAGATTCAGCTCCTTGACCTCCAT GTAAAATATGCCCCGCAGCTGCCATTTGTTCTGAAGGGACTTACAGTCACCTTCCCAGGAGGCCTCAAGACCGGTATTGTCGGAAGAACAGGAAGCGGCAAATCAACCCTCATACAGGCCCTCTTCCGTATCGTGGACCCGACTATCGGCCAGATACTAATAGACGGCGTCGACATCTGCACCATCGGTCTGCACGATCTGAGATCTAGGCTGAGCATCATTCCACAAGAGCCAACCATGTTCGAGGGTACCGTGAGGAGCAACCTCGACCCTCTTGGGGAGTACACTGACAGTCAAATCTGGGAG GCCTTGGATTGCTGTCAGTTGGGTGAGGAGGTGAGGAGGAAGGAGCACAAGCTTGACTCACCAG TGATAGAGAACGGCGAGAACTGGAGCGTGGGTCAGCGTCAGCTCGTATGCCTCGGCAGGGTGATCCTGAAGCGGAGCAAGATCCTCGTCCTGGACGAAGCCACCGCTTCGGTGGACACGGCCACGGACAACCTGATCCAGAAGACGCTTCGGCAGCAGTTCTCGGAGGCGACGGTCATCACCATCGCGCACAGGATCACGTCCGTCCTCGACAGCGACATGGTCCTGCTCCTCGACAACG GTGTGGCCGTGGAGCGCGACGCGCCGGCCAGGCTGCTGGAGGACAAGTCGTCGCTGTTCTC